The Molothrus ater isolate BHLD 08-10-18 breed brown headed cowbird chromosome 9, BPBGC_Mater_1.1, whole genome shotgun sequence genome includes a region encoding these proteins:
- the RGS13 gene encoding regulator of G-protein signaling 13, whose translation MSPNTFWLCKIFRPEENGISSKVSLEEVLQWSHSFENLVMSKYMPIIYKTYLKTEHSDENIEFWLVCEAYEKIKSQRKRISMARKLFMSYIQPQAPKETNIDSPARKAIMRNVQEPTQSCFDEAQRIFYRHMERDSYP comes from the exons ATGAGTCCAAATACTTTCTGGCTTTGCAAGATATTCAGACCAGAAGAAAATGGGATCAGTTCTAA GGTGTCTTTGGAGGAAGTGCTACAGTGGTCCCACTCTTTTGAAAATCTGGTAATGAGCAAAT aTATGCCTATAATCTATAAGACCTACTTGAAGACAGAACACAGTGATGAAAACATAGAATTCTGGCTTGTCTGTGAAGCTTATGAGAAGATAAAATCACAGAGGAAAAGGATTTCCATGGCCAGGAAGCTCTTTATGAGTTACATCCAACCCCAGGCTCCCAAAGAG ACAAACATTGACAGTCCTGCAAGGAAAGCAATTATGAGGAATGTTCAAGAGCCAACACAGTCCTGCTTTGATGAAGCACAGAGAATATTCTACAGGCACATGGAAAGAGATTCCTACCCCTGA
- the RGS1 gene encoding regulator of G-protein signaling 1, translating into MPGFFFFQNNMTELNGKEDCKLAKGKVHKKKQKAFGADLKSYLKCMVPHIESGIKTSSSRNVMLSAEEVIQWSQSLEKLLASQSGQGVFREFLKSEFSEENIEFWLACEDYKKTKSDHLHGKAERIYEEFVQSDAIKQINIDYQMREATAKKAQDPTHTSFDEAQKTVYILMERDSYPRFLKSKSYLNLLNQLQTNTSK; encoded by the exons ATGCCTggattctttttcttccaaaacaacATGACTgaattaaatggaaaagaagatTGCAAGCTTGCAAAAGGCAAAGTccataaaaagaagcaaaaggcTTT TGGTGCAGATCTCAAAAGTTATTTGAAGTGCATGGTGCCACATATTGAATCGGGGATCAAGACTTCCAGCTCTAGAAATGTCAT GCTTTCTGCAGAGGAAGTTATTCAGTGGTCACAGTCTTTGGAAAAGCTCTTGGCCAGCCAAA GTGGCCAAGGTGTCTTTCGGGAATTCCTGAAATCAGAGTTCAGTGAGGAAAACATCGAGTTCTGGTTGGCTTGTGAGGATTACAAGAAAACCAAGTCTGATCACTTACATGGCAAAGCAGAGAGGATTTACGAGGAGTTTGTTCAGTCAGATGCCATTAAGCAG ATCAATATTGACTATCAGATGAGGGAAGCAACAGCCAAAAAGGCTCAAGACCCAACTCACACAAGTTTTGATGAAGCCCAGAAAACAGTGTATATCCTTATGGAAAGAGATTCGTAtcccagatttttaaaatccaaatccTACCTGAATCTTTTGAACCAGCTGCAAACCAACACTTCAAAATAA